In the genome of Cryptomeria japonica chromosome 8, Sugi_1.0, whole genome shotgun sequence, one region contains:
- the LOC131857879 gene encoding receptor-like protein EIX2, protein MEATFSSGRVAFAIITILCCFTSPAIACPFPERNLLLDFKAAVVDEYNTLTSWQGFNCCTWRGVGCNLRTGHVSGLYLSGYKLKGNNTSSLFQLAQLEHLDLSDNLFKGKFSPPHNRKLKSLTFLDLSFAGYVNETSLGSVREFYVSLESVSNLVSLEYLSLAAVNISASKEWGEAVGSLSNLQKLHMSDCGLGGPIPNSLLNLTSLLHLDLSENYLSAQIPAWFENMTAHLLSLDLSWNNNLGGDISFIRQRKSSLSLTNIDLSGTAMEGRIPSAVGNISCLEYLRLRESRIEGEIPAATGNLLFLQILDLSDTRIEGEIPSATGNLSFLQILDLSDTRIEGEIPAAIGSVSSLKSLDLSNTRIEGEIPAAIGNVSSLKSLRLFSTSIEGEIPLSIVNLSKLVSLELSYNKLTGVIPPSLDSLSSLVSLHLYANELNGTIPSTISNLVNLRSLWLDSNSLSGLISLSVFDNLTRLNDLYLSYNHLTVNIDSTWIPQFKLSYLGLGSCNLDRIPSFLVTQYDLEYLNLSANSIPTNIPSWIWNLPSLYSLNLSCNQLTGSLPSRLTLPKYSNYVDLHNNSLQGALPLPPAGAYLLDLSMNQFNGSIPTDIGAYLQNTEFLSLSRNNLSEAIPDSICTSDLQVLDLSNNTLSSVIPPHLTRNCSFLSVLDLAENHLEGKMPVEWGNISKIHTLKLNGNHLRGVIPSPISKGRSLQVLDLGNNDLEGTVPHWIGKLSQLRVLVLRSNHFHGSIPRQVIGLPNLQILDLSGNHLSGAFPSNLTNLLAMVNASQNNSNHLEGYSSTGATYANQITISWKGCDVEFVKVLFILKCIDLSNNNLSGSIPPEMGSLQGLIALNLSRNHLSG, encoded by the coding sequence ATGGAAGCTACGTTTTCATCTGGCAGAGTTGCATTTGCAATCATAACAATATTATGCTGCTTCACTTCCCCTGCAATTGCATGCCCCTTCCCTGAAAGAAATCTTCTCCTGGATTTCAAGGCAGCCGTTGTAGATGAGTATAACACTCTAACTTCCTGGCAAGGATTCAATTGCTGCACGTGGAGGGGAGTCGGTTGCAATCTCCGCACAGGCCATGTTTCTGGACTGTATTTGAGTGGATACAAATTGAAGGGTAACAACACTTCATCGCTGTTCCAACTCGCACAGTTGGAGCACCTCGATCTCAGTGACAACCTCTTCAAGGGTAAATTTAGTCCTCCCCATAATCGGAAGTTGAAGAGTCTCACTTTTCTTGACTTGTCATTTGCTGGATATGTAAATGAAACCTCTCTGGGTTCTGTAAGGGAATTTTATGTGAGTTTGGAAAGCGTATCAAATCTGGTGAGCTTGGAATACCTCTCTCTTGCTGCAGTGAACATCTCTGCAAGCAAAGAGTGGGGTGAAGCTGTTGGCAGTCTATCCAACCTTCAAAAACTCCACATGTCTGACTGTGGGCTTGGAGGACCAATTCCCAATTCCCTTCTCAACCTCACCTCTCTCCTTCACCTCGATCTCTCAGAGAACTATTTGTCAGCACAAATACCAGCTTGGTTTGAAAATATGACTGCCCACTTGCTCTCACTTGATCTCTCTTGGAATAATAATCTTGGAGGAGACATTTCTTTCATTCGACAACGAAAGTCTTCTTTGTCACTAACCAACATTGATCTTTCAGGGACAGCCATGGAGGGCCGAATTCCATCTGCTGTAGGAAATATCTCATGCTTGGAGTATCTTCGTCTGAGAGAAAGTAgaattgaaggtgagattccagCTGCTACAGGGAATTTGTTGTTCTTGCAAATTCTTGATCTGTCAGATACCAgaattgaaggtgagattccatCTGCTACAGGGAATTTGTCATTCTTGCAAATTCTTGATCTGTCAGATACCAgaattgaaggtgagattccagCTGCTATAGGGAGTGTGTCGTCCTTGAAGAGTCTTGACCTGTCTAATACCAgaattgaaggtgagattccagCTGCTATAGGGAATGTGTCGTCCTTGAAGAGTCTTCGTCTATTTAGTACCTCTATTGAAGGTGAGATTCCTCTCTCCATAGTCAATCTCTCTAAACTTGTTTCTTTGGAGCTGTCCTACAACAAGTTAACTGGGGTAATCCCACCTTCATTGGACTCACTTTCTTCCCTTGTTAGTCTTCACCTTTATGCCAACGAATTGAATGGTACGATTCCATCTACAATTTCAAATCTTGTTAACTTAAGAAGCCTTTGGCTCGACTCCAATAGTTTAAGCGGCCTCATTTCCCTTTCCGTATTCGATAATCTCACTAGACTTAATGACCTGTATCTTTCTTACAATCACTTAACTGTAAACATTGACTCAACATGGATTCCGCAGTTTAAGCTTTCCTATTTGGGACTAGGCTCTTGCAATTTAGATAGAATTCCATCGTTTCTTGTGACCCAATACGACTTGGAATATCTAAACCTATCTGCTAATAGTATCCCAACAAATATTCCATCTTGGATATGGAACTTACCCAGCCTTTATAGTTTGAACCTTAGCTGTAATCAATTAACAGGGTCATTGCCATCTAGACTAACCTTACCCAAGTATTCTAATTATGTAGATCTGCACAATAACAGCTTACAAGGTGCTCTTCCACTTCCTCCTGCTGGTGCTTATCTGCTGGATCTGTCGATGAATCAGTTTAATGGTTCCATTCCTACTGATATTGGTGCATATCTTCAAAATACAGAATTCTTATCCTTGTCGAGGAATAATCTCAGTGAAGCGATTCCAGATTCTATTTGCACTTCAGATTTGCAGGTTCTCGACCTTTCAAATAATACTCTGAGCAGTGTCATTCCTCCTCATTTAACCAGGAATTGTTCTTTTCTTAGTGTTCTAGATTTGGCGGAAAATCATCTGGAAGGTAAAATGCCAGTAGAATGGGGCAACATTTCAAAGATTCATACATTGAAGCTCAATGGTAATCATTTGAGAGGAGTTATTCCCTCGCCCATTTCAAAAGGCCGATCTCTGCAAGTATTGGATTTGGGAAATAATGATTTGGAAGGAACCGTTCCCCACTGGATTGGAAAGCTATCACAACTGCGTGTGTTGGTCTTAAGGTCTAATCATTTTCATGGCAGTATCCCACGCCAGGTAATTGGCCTTCCGAATCTTCAAATTCTGGATCTTTCTGGCAACCACCTTTCAGGAGCTTTTCCAAGCAACCTTACAAACCTGCTTGCAATGGTCAACGCATCGCAGAATAATTCAAACCATCTCGAAGGATACAGTTCAACTGGTGCTACGTACGCAAATCAGATTACAATTTCCTGGAAAGGTTGCGATGTTGAGTTTGTTAAAGTTCTTTTCATTCTTAAATGTATTGatctttcaaacaacaacttatCTGGGAGCATTCCTCCCGAAATGGGCTCTCTTCAAGGCTTGATAGCCCTTAACCTTTCAAGGAATCATCTCAGTGGCTGA